In Spirobacillus cienkowskii, a genomic segment contains:
- the rpoN gene encoding RNA polymerase factor sigma-54: MALEIKQGLKTTQKLSLSAELKHSITVLTLGRFELEKLINEELEKNPCLVSLPTRQELENIQNYADLKQSILKSYNNSDYTERYNDIKSIELISTNNARREIADVSQFTSLHSFIENQISMLRLSDYEKECSLIILQYLDDNGFLGSDINSIAENHKIYLDDIKFALETIQKCEPSGVGARSLQECLLLQINRIEKKPKLTEKILNDYWIDFQKQNFSKISRIEKVPIDEVKLAFRFIKTQLDPKPARQFGNLLNHNVTPDVYVFKRDNKWLCSMNDNGLPRLKLSKKYSNLIEVLKKEIDKPKSKDTFKYINDNLKSAQWLVKSIKDRNKTILKVVECIIKYQENFFEKGIEYLAPLTLKVVAQELNLHESTISRATSDKYLYSPRGLFELKYFFNSAIENNSGKELANESIRQFVAELIKLEDKKNPLSDQEISEKIELNRGIKIARRTVTKYRESLGLMSSTKRIQRF, encoded by the coding sequence ATGGCTTTAGAAATTAAACAAGGTTTAAAAACAACCCAAAAGCTTTCTTTATCAGCTGAACTAAAACATTCAATAACTGTATTAACATTAGGACGTTTTGAACTTGAAAAATTAATTAATGAAGAATTAGAAAAAAATCCTTGCCTTGTGAGTTTACCGACTCGGCAAGAATTAGAAAATATTCAAAACTATGCAGATCTAAAACAAAGTATCCTAAAATCTTATAATAATTCTGACTATACAGAGAGATATAATGATATTAAAAGTATAGAATTAATTTCTACTAACAATGCGCGTCGAGAAATTGCGGACGTATCACAATTTACTTCTCTCCATTCATTCATAGAAAATCAAATTTCAATGTTACGATTGAGTGATTATGAAAAAGAATGTAGCTTAATTATTTTACAATATCTTGATGATAACGGATTTTTAGGTTCAGACATAAATTCTATTGCAGAAAACCATAAAATTTACCTCGATGATATTAAGTTTGCTCTAGAAACTATTCAAAAATGCGAACCTTCAGGAGTTGGAGCGCGCTCACTGCAAGAATGCCTTTTGTTGCAAATTAACAGAATTGAAAAAAAGCCTAAACTCACAGAAAAAATATTAAATGACTATTGGATTGATTTCCAAAAACAAAATTTTAGCAAAATTTCTCGTATTGAAAAAGTTCCTATTGATGAAGTAAAACTTGCTTTTCGTTTTATTAAAACCCAGCTTGATCCCAAACCAGCAAGACAATTTGGTAATTTATTAAATCATAACGTTACACCTGATGTCTATGTTTTTAAAAGAGATAACAAATGGCTTTGCAGTATGAATGATAATGGTTTACCAAGACTTAAGCTTTCCAAAAAATATTCTAATCTAATAGAAGTATTAAAAAAAGAAATTGATAAACCAAAATCTAAAGATACATTTAAATATATTAATGATAATTTAAAATCAGCACAATGGTTAGTTAAATCCATTAAAGATAGAAATAAAACTATTTTAAAAGTTGTTGAATGCATCATTAAATACCAAGAAAATTTTTTTGAAAAAGGAATAGAATATTTAGCCCCACTCACTCTAAAAGTTGTCGCACAGGAATTAAATTTACATGAAAGCACAATTTCTCGAGCAACATCAGATAAATATCTTTATTCACCGAGAGGATTATTTGAATTAAAATATTTTTTTAATTCTGCTATTGAAAATAATTCGGGAAAAGAGCTTGCAAATGAATCTATTCGTCAATTTGTTGCAGAATTAATTAAACTTGAAGATAAGAAAAATCCTCTTTCTGATCAAGAAATATCAGAAAAAATTGAATTAAATAGAGGGATTAAAATCGCTCGCCGGACAGTCACCAAATACAGAGAATCATTAGGCTTAATGTCTTCCACAAAAAGAATTCAAAGATTCTAA
- a CDS encoding flagellin, with protein MGMRIKSNIESLMTQRKLSENLDELNDSLQKLSSGLRINKSADDAAGLAISETMRAKIRSFSQAKRNASDGISLLQTGEGGLSELNNIIIRMRELTTQAASDTVGPTERSFLNKEFQELSQEINRIKDQTEFNGRKILSDEDENNINIQVGVNFRTADGETNTDNEIITLNFEDLADLNESLAELTDLSIEGESGEELEGGNVEDIFSTLDNSMLNVTKTRATFGALQSRLNSTITSIDIGSENLSAAQSRIRDVDYASESARFAQSKILVNAGSAIMAQANHFSENVLLFLR; from the coding sequence ATGGGAATGAGAATTAAATCAAACATTGAAAGTCTTATGACACAAAGAAAGCTAAGCGAAAATTTAGACGAGCTCAATGATAGTTTACAAAAATTATCCTCGGGATTGAGAATAAATAAATCAGCTGACGACGCGGCGGGACTTGCCATTTCAGAAACAATGCGAGCCAAAATACGCAGCTTTTCTCAAGCCAAACGCAATGCTTCTGATGGTATCTCTTTATTACAAACTGGTGAAGGTGGATTGAGCGAACTCAATAACATTATTATTAGAATGCGCGAACTCACAACGCAAGCGGCAAGTGATACTGTAGGTCCAACAGAAAGATCTTTTTTAAACAAAGAGTTTCAAGAACTTTCACAAGAGATAAATCGAATAAAAGATCAAACTGAGTTTAATGGTAGAAAAATTCTTTCTGATGAAGATGAAAACAACATTAATATTCAGGTTGGAGTTAATTTTCGCACAGCCGATGGTGAAACAAATACTGATAATGAAATAATTACATTAAATTTTGAAGACCTTGCGGATTTAAATGAATCTCTCGCAGAACTCACAGATCTCAGTATCGAAGGAGAAAGCGGAGAAGAGTTAGAAGGAGGTAATGTAGAAGACATTTTTTCTACGCTCGACAATTCAATGCTAAACGTAACAAAAACAAGAGCAACATTTGGAGCATTGCAAAGTCGCCTAAACTCAACTATTACCTCAATTGATATTGGAAGCGAAAACTTAAGCGCAGCGCAATCCAGAATTAGAGATGTTGATTACGCTTCAGAATCTGCGCGCTTTGCTCAAAGTAAAATTCTTGTGAACGCTGGCTCAGCAATTATGGCGCAAGCTAATCATTTTTCTGAAAATGTGCTACTTTTTTTAAGGTAG
- a CDS encoding flagellin — MGLRIKTNVETLTAQRFLSNNNSDLSSSMEKLSSGSRINKSADDAAGLAISEGLRAKTRSLLQAKRNANDGISLVQVAEGGLNETTNILIRMRELTMQSASDTVSEIERSYIDKEYQELTQEIDRISETTEFNGRKLLSAETYEEPITLQVGYNGTENDILTLQFAEDATGISSEILGLTDTSLAGTDREEIADNLNKIDESLNMIAATRATLGAAQSRLNSAISNISINTENMMAANSRIRDTDFAEETAKFSQSKILTQSGLAILAQANLRPEMALALLRN; from the coding sequence ATGGGATTACGTATTAAAACAAACGTTGAAACACTCACCGCACAACGTTTTCTTTCTAATAACAATTCAGATTTATCGTCAAGCATGGAAAAACTGTCATCAGGAAGTCGCATTAATAAATCCGCAGATGATGCAGCAGGTCTTGCGATTTCAGAAGGTTTGAGAGCAAAAACAAGAAGTTTGCTTCAAGCTAAACGCAATGCAAATGATGGCATTTCTTTAGTTCAAGTTGCCGAAGGCGGACTTAACGAAACAACAAATATTTTAATTCGCATGCGCGAACTGACTATGCAGTCTGCAAGCGATACCGTTTCAGAAATTGAACGCTCTTATATTGATAAAGAATATCAAGAACTGACTCAAGAAATTGATAGAATTTCAGAAACTACAGAATTTAATGGCAGAAAACTTCTTTCAGCAGAAACTTATGAAGAACCAATAACTTTACAAGTTGGATATAACGGAACAGAAAACGATATATTAACGTTACAATTTGCAGAAGATGCAACAGGTATTAGCTCAGAAATACTTGGCCTCACCGACACCTCTTTAGCTGGCACAGATAGAGAAGAAATCGCTGATAATTTAAATAAAATAGATGAAAGCTTAAACATGATTGCAGCAACTCGTGCAACATTAGGCGCAGCTCAATCAAGACTCAACTCCGCAATCAGTAATATTTCAATTAACACAGAAAATATGATGGCAGCAAATAGCCGTATTCGCGATACAGATTTTGCAGAAGAAACTGCGAAATTTTCTCAAAGCAAAATTTTAACACAAAGTGGTCTCGCTATTCTTGCTCAAGCAAATCTCAGACCAGAAATGGCTTTAGCACTATTACGTAATTAG
- a CDS encoding pyridoxal phosphate-dependent aminotransferase: MNRLDSISFGKIVQIRERLLKLQSTGKPVFRLESGDPSFSIAPHISEAMEKAIRDGKTHYIPNNGIPDLLSALAQKLKLQNKINVSVNDIFVTNGAMHALYVLFQCLLENGDEVITPEPLWTEIGENIRLAGGVTVSVPLTRQNNYQYLWEDISRKLTSRTKAIFINSPQNPTGAIVPKEELQRIVNLAAARGLWIICDEAYEDLVYEGEHYSPASELSGYNKIISIYSFSKTHAMSGLRVGYIVTTNQLLKERIPKLLRCTVNGINSIAQWGALAAVTGPRDHLNFMLSEYKVRRDALFDSLSHIPGIVPFKPQGAFYMWCEVEPFLLENLHLKSVSQLSDFLAERGIGSAPGDSFGVSCANAIRFAFSCSTQNVLEGGKLLRNVFLT, from the coding sequence ATGAATCGTCTTGACTCAATTAGTTTTGGAAAAATCGTGCAAATTAGAGAAAGACTCCTCAAGCTTCAATCGACAGGTAAGCCAGTATTTCGGCTAGAATCAGGAGATCCTAGCTTTTCTATTGCTCCTCATATTTCTGAAGCAATGGAGAAGGCAATTCGTGATGGCAAAACGCATTATATTCCTAACAATGGTATTCCTGATCTGTTGTCTGCGTTAGCCCAAAAACTAAAATTACAAAATAAAATTAATGTGTCTGTGAATGATATTTTTGTAACAAACGGTGCAATGCACGCACTTTACGTTTTGTTTCAATGTCTGTTAGAAAATGGTGATGAAGTGATTACCCCCGAACCACTTTGGACAGAAATTGGTGAAAATATTCGTTTAGCAGGAGGGGTTACAGTTTCTGTTCCTTTAACAAGACAAAATAATTATCAATATCTTTGGGAAGATATTTCTCGTAAACTGACCTCTCGAACAAAAGCTATTTTTATTAATTCTCCACAAAATCCTACTGGAGCCATTGTTCCAAAAGAAGAGTTGCAAAGAATTGTTAATTTAGCTGCTGCAAGAGGTTTATGGATTATTTGCGATGAAGCCTATGAAGATCTTGTTTATGAAGGAGAACATTACTCTCCGGCAAGTGAACTATCAGGTTATAATAAAATTATTTCTATATATTCTTTTTCTAAAACCCACGCTATGAGTGGTTTAAGGGTTGGATATATTGTGACAACGAATCAATTGTTAAAAGAAAGAATACCAAAACTATTGCGTTGTACAGTAAATGGAATCAATAGCATTGCACAATGGGGAGCTCTTGCTGCTGTGACTGGGCCACGTGATCACCTAAATTTTATGCTTTCTGAGTACAAAGTCAGAAGGGATGCTTTGTTTGATTCTCTGAGTCATATTCCTGGTATTGTTCCTTTTAAGCCACAAGGGGCATTTTATATGTGGTGCGAAGTAGAACCATTTTTACTTGAAAATTTGCACCTAAAATCTGTTTCCCAACTATCTGACTTTTTAGCGGAACGTGGTATAGGCAGTGCCCCAGGAGATAGTTTTGGAGTTAGCTGTGCGAATGCAATACGTTTTGCATTTAGTTGCAGCACACAGAATGTTTTGGAAGGTGGAAAACTGTTAAGAAACGTTTTTTTAACTTAA
- a CDS encoding DUF1624 domain-containing protein — protein MRLNSLDSTRGIILIMMALDHAKDLIMREFIFVSESWSGQYAYYNDFSLFFSRFITHLCAPAFAFMMGLSMILLCKSNSTVWKKEVEMWKYFFKRGIVLIILEVILFSPIWSYAFKSDNISYEFGVLGMLGTSMIICSFFLKRHWSISFATVIFGLISSIIFITNAPKFDLSNLLLKILFIPDMTSVVYPIFPWLGVSLLGILFGKILIKNQKLAFKLILPSSIVFLTLFVIARNFGGIAFNLRPDLSLTDANWWSFFYVVKYPPSIVYLLFTLGTFFLIFYVFNKLENLNPKKYRFLFSLLNIFKVYGKTTFFFYALHLPILLIIGIIFYNGFGLSSLSIAILGWIGLLLILYPLCKKYQKFKKTKNHNSLWKLF, from the coding sequence ATGAGATTAAATTCATTAGATAGTACTCGAGGTATTATTTTAATTATGATGGCTCTTGATCATGCTAAAGACTTAATTATGCGAGAATTTATTTTTGTCTCAGAATCATGGTCTGGTCAGTATGCCTACTATAATGATTTTTCATTATTTTTTTCACGGTTCATTACCCATCTTTGCGCACCTGCGTTTGCATTTATGATGGGATTAAGCATGATATTACTATGCAAAAGTAATTCCACTGTTTGGAAAAAAGAAGTGGAAATGTGGAAATATTTTTTTAAACGTGGCATTGTATTAATTATTTTAGAAGTAATTTTATTTTCTCCAATTTGGAGCTATGCATTTAAATCAGACAATATTTCATATGAATTTGGTGTCCTGGGAATGCTTGGGACATCAATGATAATTTGTAGTTTTTTTCTTAAAAGACACTGGTCCATTTCGTTTGCAACAGTTATTTTTGGTTTAATTTCGTCTATAATTTTTATAACCAATGCACCTAAATTTGATCTCAGTAATTTATTGTTAAAAATTCTTTTTATCCCAGACATGACCAGCGTAGTTTATCCAATTTTCCCGTGGCTAGGTGTCAGTTTACTAGGTATATTATTTGGAAAAATTCTGATAAAAAATCAAAAACTAGCTTTTAAATTAATTCTACCATCAAGTATCGTTTTTTTAACTCTTTTTGTAATTGCTCGTAACTTTGGAGGAATTGCTTTTAATTTACGTCCAGATTTATCACTGACTGATGCTAATTGGTGGAGTTTTTTTTATGTAGTTAAGTATCCGCCTTCAATAGTGTATTTATTATTTACCTTAGGTACATTCTTTTTGATATTTTATGTATTCAATAAATTAGAGAATTTAAATCCCAAAAAATATCGTTTTCTATTTTCGCTGCTTAATATTTTCAAAGTTTATGGTAAAACAACTTTCTTTTTCTATGCTTTGCATTTACCTATTTTATTAATAATTGGAATTATTTTTTACAATGGTTTTGGCTTGAGCTCATTATCTATAGCAATTTTAGGCTGGATAGGCTTACTTTTAATCTTATATCCACTTTGTAAAAAGTATCAAAAATTTAAGAAAACCAAAAACCATAACTCACTATGGAAACTGTTTTGA
- a CDS encoding peptidylprolyl isomerase yields the protein MNQKVKIILTTILLSNFFYIQTIYAENERKISSKIDLKKKSQKQHSTSPEELSTKGNIQVVMNTSLGKIKLELFKEKDPLTVNNFLSYVKAGFYNGTIFHRIIDGFIIQGGAYDKNFNEKINKQPSIKNMSHLGLKNTIGTIAMARKPNAPDSATSQFFINLLNNQNLDYQRNEHGYAVFGKITSGLEIVQKIAKQKIGQREGMYYVPFYPEFAIIHSIECSECSVNNTN from the coding sequence ATGAATCAAAAAGTTAAAATTATTTTAACAACAATTTTATTATCAAATTTCTTTTATATTCAAACAATTTATGCCGAAAACGAGAGAAAAATAAGCTCTAAAATTGATTTGAAAAAAAAATCGCAAAAACAACATTCAACCTCTCCTGAGGAATTATCAACAAAAGGCAACATTCAGGTTGTTATGAATACTAGTTTAGGAAAAATAAAACTCGAACTATTTAAGGAAAAAGATCCACTTACAGTAAATAATTTTTTAAGCTATGTCAAAGCAGGTTTTTATAATGGCACAATATTCCACAGAATAATAGATGGATTTATTATACAAGGAGGCGCTTATGATAAAAATTTTAACGAAAAAATAAATAAACAACCTTCAATTAAAAACATGTCCCATCTTGGATTAAAAAATACTATAGGCACTATTGCCATGGCAAGAAAACCAAATGCTCCAGATTCTGCTACTTCTCAGTTTTTTATAAATTTATTAAATAATCAAAATTTAGATTATCAAAGAAATGAGCATGGATATGCAGTATTTGGCAAAATTACTTCTGGCCTAGAAATAGTCCAAAAAATTGCGAAACAAAAAATTGGACAAAGAGAAGGTATGTATTATGTTCCTTTTTATCCAGAATTTGCAATTATTCATTCTATTGAATGCTCAGAATGCTCTGTAAACAATACAAATTAA
- a CDS encoding tyrosine-type recombinase/integrase, with translation MIKNLTSQNKNQIIKKNNNFLSNFIPSKEFLAQWTQTPLSENITDIIIHFIMSFSSFHTRRSYFNDLKDFINFTEKNNTSIKIISEISEKILISWNQYLNHETELTQKSIRRKLNTMSSLFEFCKQRKLIDFNPMTFIKKPKYNEESKTNAFTLDEVKQILNYLKEKCDLNKHNYKSNLNYKKYLLKYTVIHTLFAVGMRVNELCELKIKDIEFSSNFCKLHMIAKGKKEHSPVINPKTALLLKEYLSTNRNNANENEFLFVQARNVQKKNKLTQVAIYYMITNTAKELGINKKVSPHSCRATLATILHNQGVPLIEIQNLLNHKDIATTSIYIKKANEIEESAALKLNF, from the coding sequence ATGATAAAAAATCTAACCTCACAGAATAAAAATCAAATAATAAAAAAAAATAATAATTTTTTATCAAATTTTATTCCATCAAAAGAATTTCTTGCTCAATGGACGCAAACTCCTTTATCAGAAAATATCACAGACATCATTATTCATTTTATAATGAGCTTTAGTAGTTTTCATACTAGAAGAAGTTATTTTAATGATTTAAAAGATTTTATTAATTTTACAGAAAAAAATAATACTTCTATTAAAATTATTAGCGAAATTTCAGAAAAAATACTTATCTCTTGGAATCAATATTTAAATCACGAAACAGAACTCACTCAAAAAAGTATCCGCCGCAAACTAAACACCATGTCTTCGTTATTTGAATTTTGCAAACAGAGAAAATTAATTGACTTTAATCCTATGACTTTTATTAAGAAACCTAAATACAATGAAGAAAGTAAAACAAATGCATTTACTCTGGATGAAGTTAAACAAATATTAAATTACTTAAAAGAAAAATGCGATTTAAATAAACATAACTATAAAAGCAATTTAAATTACAAAAAATACTTACTTAAATATACAGTTATACACACGCTTTTTGCTGTTGGAATGAGAGTTAATGAACTTTGTGAATTAAAAATAAAAGACATTGAATTTTCTAGTAACTTTTGCAAATTACATATGATTGCCAAAGGAAAAAAAGAACATTCACCAGTGATTAATCCTAAAACAGCCCTACTACTAAAAGAATATTTATCTACCAATAGAAACAATGCAAACGAAAACGAATTTTTATTTGTTCAAGCTCGCAATGTTCAGAAAAAAAATAAACTCACTCAAGTTGCAATTTATTATATGATCACAAATACCGCAAAAGAGTTAGGAATTAATAAAAAAGTTAGTCCTCACAGTTGCAGAGCAACATTAGCAACAATTTTACATAATCAAGGAGTGCCTTTAATTGAAATTCAAAATTTACTTAATCATAAAGATATTGCAACAACTTCAATTTATATAAAAAAGGCGAACGAAATAGAAGAATCTGCAGCACTAAAATTAAATTTTTAA
- the mvk gene encoding mevalonate kinase: MPTSLFTTEKPQLFESMLTAEASGKTILVGEHSVVYGHAAVAMALPDVRLVMRMHTAQNSTEISSWEHVWHTKIKNKNFEPNITMKQLLLKAFQKALSLCGMTENIYDFVPQKIEVESDIPLGGGMGGSAAISTCFLKIAMQIAQKKCHNTSISLLKQIEFANEIDCFFHSGKASGLDATAVASDGIIQFKKGAPYQYIKNGKEFWLGLVDTKERSDTARMVQNVAQLIETNPTETKTALNTLGSLAVQTEIAIKNGELQKLANILNQAQFQLENIGVSTPKILETISKLKQFGALAAKLTGAGGGGLVLGLFENKPNQLYNIFENDCIYITRVPKYDKKSNLTE, translated from the coding sequence ATGCCAACTTCTCTTTTTACAACAGAAAAACCTCAGTTATTTGAATCAATGCTTACTGCCGAAGCCTCAGGAAAAACAATTTTAGTAGGAGAACATTCTGTTGTATATGGGCACGCCGCAGTGGCAATGGCGCTACCCGATGTGCGTCTTGTCATGCGGATGCACACTGCCCAAAATTCAACAGAAATTTCTTCGTGGGAACACGTTTGGCATACCAAAATTAAAAATAAAAATTTTGAACCCAATATCACAATGAAACAGTTATTACTCAAAGCATTTCAAAAAGCGTTATCTTTATGTGGGATGACAGAAAATATTTATGATTTTGTTCCGCAAAAGATTGAAGTGGAATCTGACATTCCTTTAGGAGGAGGGATGGGCGGCAGTGCTGCAATCAGCACGTGTTTTTTAAAAATTGCAATGCAGATTGCCCAAAAAAAATGCCACAACACATCGATATCGTTGTTAAAACAAATTGAGTTTGCAAACGAAATTGATTGTTTTTTTCACTCCGGAAAAGCGAGTGGACTTGATGCTACAGCTGTAGCCAGTGATGGGATTATCCAATTTAAAAAGGGAGCTCCTTATCAATACATTAAAAATGGGAAAGAATTTTGGCTTGGACTTGTTGATACAAAAGAACGCAGCGATACCGCACGCATGGTTCAAAATGTAGCGCAGTTAATTGAAACTAATCCAACAGAAACAAAAACTGCTTTAAATACTTTAGGCTCTCTTGCAGTACAAACAGAAATAGCGATCAAAAATGGCGAATTACAAAAACTTGCCAATATTTTAAATCAAGCACAATTTCAACTAGAAAATATTGGCGTTTCTACACCAAAAATTTTAGAAACAATATCTAAATTAAAACAATTTGGAGCTCTTGCGGCCAAATTAACAGGAGCTGGTGGCGGCGGATTGGTGTTAGGCTTATTTGAAAACAAACCCAATCAGCTTTATAATATTTTTGAGAATGATTGCATTTATATCACGAGAGTTCCCAAATATGATAAAAAATCTAACCTCACAGAATAA
- the mvaD gene encoding diphosphomevalonate decarboxylase, translating into MQQVFNNSIPKHLQLLQEKIVNLKNQGKIVIQNGDDGYASAPSNIALLKYWGKEPEQNQIPVNSSLSYTLGGFRSYTKVTAVGHFLPIHTEAKANFKNSLTLNNKIEENLITEKMDHFLKTILFPYGTEIALHVKSFNNFPTACGIASSASGYAALVAAIADLLQLQMHFSEQELLIWLTEWARLGSGSATRSAVPNTEALFVTWNKTQQKNLTATTTTAIPFHENWKDLQHCVFILDDKEKTISSSNGHRYASTSPLQAMRVAGIPCKLKLIEKALIDFDFNSVAYLTEDDAFAMHAIMQTGTPPACYLTHEVGMVIAEFIKLRNNTQSKAFWTLDAGSNIHILFLPSAISMLKEFHHLLNTNLNKNIPILVNASHNGLSIGKEAFDSLSNLKTLKGNLG; encoded by the coding sequence ATGCAACAAGTTTTTAATAATTCAATTCCTAAACATTTACAGTTATTGCAAGAAAAAATTGTAAATTTAAAAAATCAAGGCAAAATTGTGATTCAAAATGGAGATGATGGTTACGCTTCAGCACCAAGCAATATTGCGTTACTAAAATATTGGGGAAAAGAGCCTGAGCAAAATCAAATCCCTGTTAACTCAAGCTTAAGTTACACACTCGGTGGTTTTCGCTCTTATACAAAAGTGACTGCAGTTGGCCATTTTTTACCGATTCATACAGAAGCAAAAGCGAATTTTAAAAATTCACTCACTTTAAATAACAAAATAGAAGAAAATTTAATTACTGAAAAAATGGATCATTTTCTGAAAACAATTTTGTTTCCTTACGGAACAGAAATCGCTCTGCATGTTAAAAGTTTTAACAATTTTCCCACAGCGTGCGGCATTGCTTCAAGTGCATCAGGCTATGCAGCCCTTGTTGCGGCAATTGCAGATTTATTACAATTGCAAATGCATTTTTCAGAACAAGAGCTGTTAATTTGGCTTACCGAATGGGCTCGCTTAGGAAGCGGCTCTGCGACGCGCAGCGCCGTTCCCAACACTGAGGCATTGTTTGTAACATGGAATAAAACACAGCAAAAAAATTTAACCGCGACCACAACAACTGCAATCCCATTTCATGAAAATTGGAAAGATCTCCAACATTGCGTTTTTATTTTAGACGATAAAGAAAAAACAATTTCTAGCTCCAATGGACATCGCTATGCAAGCACCTCGCCGTTGCAAGCTATGCGCGTTGCAGGAATTCCTTGTAAATTAAAATTAATCGAAAAAGCGTTGATTGATTTTGATTTTAATTCTGTCGCCTATTTAACCGAAGATGATGCATTTGCGATGCATGCGATTATGCAAACAGGAACTCCTCCTGCATGCTATTTAACCCACGAGGTGGGTATGGTTATCGCAGAATTTATTAAACTCAGAAACAACACTCAATCTAAAGCATTTTGGACCTTAGATGCTGGCTCTAACATTCATATTTTATTTTTGCCAAGCGCGATTTCAATGCTTAAAGAATTTCATCATTTACTAAATACAAATCTTAATAAAAATATTCCTATATTAGTGAATGCATCACATAACGGACTTTCAATTGGCAAAGAGGCATTTGATTCTTTATCTAATTTAAAAACTCTCAAAGGAAACTTAGGATAA